TGCGTGTTTACCGCAGGCAGTCCAAGGACCCCCGATGTCAGGACGCGGGCAGACCTCCTCTCCGCCAACCTCCCCGTTCTCGGTGACTGCTGCAGCCACCTCGGTTCCTTCGGCGGCGTGCTCATCACCGTCACCAACCCCATGGACGTGAACAACTACTACCTCAGCCACTGCCTCGACCTCGAACCCTCCCGGTGCATCGGTTTCGGCGGGCAACTCGACAGCGCCCGCTTCGTGTACAGGCTGGCAGACGACGGCGTGCACGCCCCTGACGCCCTTGTCCTCGGCGAACACGGAGAACATCAGGTCCCGGTCTTCTCCCGCCTCGGCGTCCCTGTCCCCGAGGCACAGCGCGACGCGGTGCTCGCTCACCTCAGGGGAGCGAGCATGGAGGTGATCAGGGGGAAGGGCGGCACGGTCTTCGGACCCGCCGCGCATATCGTCAGGTTGGTCGAAGCGGCGCTCGGCAGACGGTCGGACGAGGTGATCCCGTGCTCGTGCATCGTCGACGGCGAATACGACCTCTCCGGCCTTTCCATAGGCCTCCCGGCCAGGATCGGCAGGGAAGGGATCAGGAAGGTCGTCGAATGGGACCTCGACTCATGGGAGAGGCAGAAACTCGACGAAGCGGCATCATTCATCGGGAAACTCTGCGGGGATCTCCATGTCTGAGAAACAGGCGACCCTCTTTGAGGGCGCACAGCCCGGCATCAGGATCGCGATCAACCAGGTGGAGTACACCGTCGCGGGCACCGGCCCGATCGTCCACATCTTCGGCCGCGAACCTGACGGCAGGGCCGTGCACCTCCAGGTGACAGGCGTGCGGCCGTACTTCTATGCGCCTGTCGACGAGGTCGCACAGATGGTGGCAGAAAAGACCCTCCCCTCTCAGGTCACCGCAGTGGACGGCCCCCTCTACCACTCGATCAAGGGCGAGGACCTGAAGCGCCTGTACACCTTCAGGCCGACAGACGTGCGCGACATCCGTGACCTCTACACGCACCACTTCGAGGCCGACATCCCCTTTGCGACGCGCTATATGATCGACGCCGGCCTCACCGGCGGGGCCGAGGCGCCCGCGGAGATCGCCGACCAGACCGAGGTCTCCCCCGCGGAGGTCGAAGCGCCGGCACGCCTCTGCTTCATCGATATCGAGTGCGAGGACGTGCGGGGCTTCCCCGAACCCGGACGGGACGCCATCATCTGCATCACCGCCTGGGACTCCTTTGACGACGAGTACTCCACCTTCCTGTACGCCTCGCCCGGCACCTCTCCCTCCTTTTCCGAGGAATGGACCGCAAAGAACGGGTGCCTCTGGAAGGGGAAGAGCAGGCACACCGTCTGCTCGTACGCCACCGAAGTGGAGATGCTCAAGGCCTTCGTCGCCTATATCAGGGAGAAAGACCCCGACATCCTCTCCGGCTGGAACTTCACCGACTTCGACTTCCCCTACATCACCGGCAGGATGCAGGCCCTCCGTCTCAACCCCGCCGATCTCTCCCGCCTCCCCGGCATGACCGAGAGGGCCGCGGTGCGTGGCCGGGCCCTCTTCGACCTCCTCACCGCCTACAAAAAACTCCAGCCCTCGCAGAAAGAGTCATACCGCCTCGACGCCGTCGCCGAGGATGAAGTCGGCGAGAGGAAGGTGCGCTACACCGGCACGGTCAGCGGCCTCTGGGCCGACGACCCGGAGAAACTCGTCGAGTACAACTGCACAGACGTCGAACTCTGCGTCCGGATCAACGAGAAGAACAACATCGTGGACTTCTACCGCATGATCGCACGCTACGTCGGCGTTCCCCTCGACCGCACCCTCAACTCCTCCAATGTCATCGACATCTACATCCTGAGAAAGGCGCACGGCAAGTTCGTCCTCCCGTCCAAGGGAAACGTCGTCGCCGACGAGTTCGAGGGCGCCACCGTCTTCGAACCCTCCCTCGGCGTGAAGGAGAACGTCGTCGTCCTCGACCTCAAGTCCCTGTACCCGATGGCGATGATGACCATCAACGCCTCGCCCGAGACCAAGGACCCGGCAGGCGAACTCACGGCGCCAAACGGCATCAGGTTCAGGAAGGAACCTGACGGCCTGACCCGGAGCATCCTTGCGGAGTTGATGGCCGAGCGCGACGCCCTGAAGAAGCGCCGAAACGAATACCCGTACGGCTCGCCCG
This window of the Methanofollis ethanolicus genome carries:
- a CDS encoding malate dehydrogenase, giving the protein MTSLAVIGTGRVGGEVAFLAAAQGLVDDLILCDAVKPLERAQVLDIGHAAFDVSIGTDPALIRDADICVFTAGSPRTPDVRTRADLLSANLPVLGDCCSHLGSFGGVLITVTNPMDVNNYYLSHCLDLEPSRCIGFGGQLDSARFVYRLADDGVHAPDALVLGEHGEHQVPVFSRLGVPVPEAQRDAVLAHLRGASMEVIRGKGGTVFGPAAHIVRLVEAALGRRSDEVIPCSCIVDGEYDLSGLSIGLPARIGREGIRKVVEWDLDSWERQKLDEAASFIGKLCGDLHV
- a CDS encoding DNA-directed DNA polymerase, coding for MSEKQATLFEGAQPGIRIAINQVEYTVAGTGPIVHIFGREPDGRAVHLQVTGVRPYFYAPVDEVAQMVAEKTLPSQVTAVDGPLYHSIKGEDLKRLYTFRPTDVRDIRDLYTHHFEADIPFATRYMIDAGLTGGAEAPAEIADQTEVSPAEVEAPARLCFIDIECEDVRGFPEPGRDAIICITAWDSFDDEYSTFLYASPGTSPSFSEEWTAKNGCLWKGKSRHTVCSYATEVEMLKAFVAYIREKDPDILSGWNFTDFDFPYITGRMQALRLNPADLSRLPGMTERAAVRGRALFDLLTAYKKLQPSQKESYRLDAVAEDEVGERKVRYTGTVSGLWADDPEKLVEYNCTDVELCVRINEKNNIVDFYRMIARYVGVPLDRTLNSSNVIDIYILRKAHGKFVLPSKGNVVADEFEGATVFEPSLGVKENVVVLDLKSLYPMAMMTINASPETKDPAGELTAPNGIRFRKEPDGLTRSILAELMAERDALKKRRNEYPYGSPGYTLLDLQQGVIKVIMNTYYGVSGYSRFRLYDREIGAAVTSVGRAIIGHTRQVITGMGYSVLYGDTDSCMVELPNAPLEETIAMARAIEARLNESYSVFARETLHADRHYFSIKFEKIYARFFQAGKKKRYAGHLVWKEGVEADKIDIVGFEMRRSDSPQITREVQEQVLSLILKGAPLSEVKAFLGNVIRTYRRGGYSLDEAGIPGGIGKALEDYETKDAHIRGAVYSNTYLGTDFKRGSKPKRIYIRSVTAKYPQTDVMDFEYADQVPPEFVVDWETMLEKTIKQPIERIIEPLGWTWTDVDPSRTTLFDFA